A genomic stretch from Lathyrus oleraceus cultivar Zhongwan6 chromosome 2, CAAS_Psat_ZW6_1.0, whole genome shotgun sequence includes:
- the LOC127123775 gene encoding uncharacterized protein LOC127123775: MYHPNFLYDYHSQYFKESQDSYKSNLEILMEDFIATQTYSRIESMMERFVATQTLQNEEFRKQSFYTNETLTQLNPMVESLVTHNEEGSGEKRVEIEKDPPTPLGSEVIDEVEKEALCVVPPPYKSPIPFPRRSVEVKVDPKSERYEELLENIHTNAHLFEILNKKRKLEDRETSELISIKRGKLDFEVVDEKIEPKPEKLALRIKPEPPPQV, translated from the exons ATGTATCACCCAAACTTTCTCTATGATTATCACTCCCAGTATTTTAAGGAATCAcaagattcctataaatccaacctggaaatattaatggaggatttcattgCGACGCAAACTTATTCTAGGATAGAATCTATGATGGAACGCTTTGTGGCTACACAAACTCTTCAGAATGaagaatttagaaaacaaagtttttataccaatgaaacccttaCGCAACTGAACCCTATGGTCGAGTCCCTCGTCACTCACAACGAG GAGGGTTCAGGTGAGAAAAGAGTAGAGATTGAGAAAGATCCACCGACACCACTCGGAAGCGAGGTTATCGATGAAGTAGAGAAGGAAGCACTATGTGTTGTTCCTCCTCCCTATAAATCACCAATTCCTTTCCCGCGAAGGTCTGTGGAAGTTAAGGTAGACCCCAAATCCGAAAGGTATGAGGAGCTATTGgaaaatatccacaccaatgcTCATTTATTTGAGATCCTGAATAAGAAGAGAAAACTAGAAGACCGTGAAACTAGTGAACTCATTAGTATAAAAAGGGGAAAGTTAGACTTTGAGGTGGTGGATGAAAAAATTGAACCCAAACCTGAAAAACTAGCTCTCAGGATAAAgccagaaccaccaccacaagtttag